Proteins encoded in a region of the Streptomyces akebiae genome:
- a CDS encoding 6-phosphofructokinase, with translation MKVGVLTGGGDCPGLNAVIRSVVRKGVQEYSFDFVGLRDGWRGALQDDVVPLEISDVRGILPRGGTILGSSRTNPLKHEDGVRRIQDTLAAHEVDALVVIGGEDTLGAATELSRQGINLVGVPKTIDNDVAGTDYTFGFDTAVGIATEAIDRLHTTAESHMRTLVVEVMGRHSGWIALHAGVAGGANAILVPERPFDIDEVCEWVKSRFKIRYAPIVVAAEGAMPKEGQMVLKDRSLDEYGHVRLSGIGEWLAQEIEGRTSTEARTTVLGHIQRGGTPSAFDRWLATRFGLHAVDAVKDGDFGMMTALRGTEIVRVPLTEARRGTKLVDPSLYEEFEVFFG, from the coding sequence ATGAAGGTCGGAGTGTTGACCGGTGGCGGCGACTGTCCCGGCCTCAACGCCGTGATCCGCAGCGTCGTGCGCAAGGGCGTTCAGGAGTACTCCTTCGACTTCGTCGGCCTCCGGGACGGCTGGCGCGGCGCGCTCCAGGACGACGTCGTACCGCTGGAAATCTCCGACGTACGGGGAATCCTCCCGCGCGGAGGCACCATCCTGGGCTCGTCCCGTACCAACCCGTTGAAGCACGAGGACGGGGTCCGGCGCATCCAGGACACCCTCGCCGCGCACGAGGTGGACGCGCTCGTCGTCATCGGCGGCGAGGACACACTCGGTGCGGCCACGGAGCTGAGCCGTCAGGGGATCAACCTCGTCGGCGTACCGAAGACCATCGACAACGACGTGGCCGGCACCGACTACACCTTCGGCTTCGACACGGCGGTCGGCATCGCCACGGAGGCCATCGACCGCCTCCACACCACCGCCGAGTCGCACATGCGCACCCTGGTGGTGGAGGTGATGGGGAGGCACTCCGGCTGGATCGCCCTGCACGCCGGTGTGGCGGGCGGTGCCAACGCGATCCTCGTCCCCGAGCGGCCGTTCGACATCGATGAGGTCTGTGAGTGGGTGAAGAGCCGGTTCAAGATCAGATACGCGCCGATCGTCGTCGCCGCCGAAGGGGCCATGCCCAAGGAAGGGCAGATGGTCCTCAAGGACCGGTCGCTGGACGAGTACGGTCACGTACGGCTGTCCGGCATCGGCGAGTGGCTGGCCCAGGAGATCGAGGGGCGTACCTCGACGGAGGCGCGTACCACCGTCCTCGGTCACATCCAGCGGGGAGGCACTCCGAGCGCCTTCGACCGCTGGCTCGCCACTCGTTTCGGGCTGCACGCGGTCGACGCGGTCAAGGACGGCGACTTCGGCATGATGACGGCCCTTCGCGGGACCGAGATCGTGCGTGTTCCCCTCACCGAGGCCAGGAGGGGGACGAAGCTGGTGGATCCGTCGCTGTACGAGGAGTTCGAGGTGTTCTTCGGGTGA
- a CDS encoding universal stress protein — translation MSRPVLAGVDGSERSMAAVGWAAREAVLRGVPLRLVQASPSLPDKVVPELAAEMLHRVGERVLQRAIADLGARCPDLKVLGEQTAEAPAAALLAAARDAALLVVGTRGSGGFDGLAVGSVALRTAAAAVCPVVLVPPRPAGGFEAGKGAARPAQVVVGFDSHRPVGEVADFAFTSAETRKAQLHAVQAWALPAESVSPQRLFVTEEDRATWEDQEVLRAADGLRPWRDRYPGVTVRTDVVLLHPAQALLNAAHGTDLLVVGRRGDPQAVEGRLGPVTHAVLHHTRCPVAVVPHVG, via the coding sequence ATGAGCCGTCCTGTGCTGGCGGGTGTCGACGGATCCGAGCGCAGCATGGCCGCGGTCGGCTGGGCCGCGCGGGAAGCCGTCCTGCGCGGCGTGCCCCTGCGTCTCGTGCAGGCATCCCCGTCGCTTCCGGACAAGGTCGTCCCGGAACTCGCCGCGGAAATGCTGCACCGCGTGGGTGAGCGGGTGCTTCAGCGGGCGATCGCCGATCTGGGCGCCCGCTGTCCGGACCTGAAGGTGCTGGGGGAGCAGACCGCCGAGGCGCCGGCCGCGGCGCTCCTCGCGGCGGCGCGTGATGCCGCGCTCCTCGTGGTCGGCACGAGGGGCTCGGGCGGTTTCGACGGCCTCGCGGTCGGGTCGGTGGCGCTTCGTACGGCGGCGGCGGCCGTCTGTCCGGTCGTGCTGGTGCCCCCGCGGCCGGCGGGGGGCTTCGAGGCCGGGAAGGGGGCGGCTCGCCCGGCCCAGGTCGTGGTGGGGTTCGACTCCCATCGTCCCGTCGGCGAGGTGGCGGACTTCGCGTTCACGTCCGCCGAGACCCGAAAGGCGCAGCTGCACGCGGTGCAGGCCTGGGCACTGCCGGCCGAGTCCGTCTCCCCGCAGAGGCTGTTCGTGACCGAGGAGGACCGAGCCACCTGGGAGGACCAGGAGGTCCTGCGGGCGGCTGACGGCCTGCGCCCGTGGCGGGACCGGTACCCGGGCGTGACCGTCCGCACCGATGTCGTCCTGCTGCACCCGGCGCAGGCGCTGCTGAACGCCGCCCACGGGACGGATCTGCTGGTCGTGGGCCGCCGTGGTGATCCGCAGGCGGTCGAGGGCCGGCTGGGGCCGGTGACCCACGCCGTACTGCACCACACCCGGTGCCCGGTCGCGGTCGTACCGCACGTGGGATGA
- a CDS encoding alcohol dehydrogenase catalytic domain-containing protein — protein sequence MSNTPTASELGWPQALPVPVPTTMKAMLFRRFGPPDVLEQAVVDTPRPGPGEVLVQVAAVGIGRLLDLTARAGNHPYATIEPPHILGADHAGTVAALGEGVDSVRVGDRVAVLPGVACGTCAYCAEGREEVCDSLTVIGTHRPGAYAQYCAVPARNVHKVPDGIPAAMAASLALLGPVAANQMTQAGLRPGHWVLVQGASSALGSTTAAYAQHLGAKIISTSRSPEKRAAMAAAGADLVLDTNAPDLVERVREATGGRGVDIAVDNLGDPAVWDATLDSLTRGGAVVTSGAFLGGRVKIDLRRVYSDCHRIIGVRTGNPAAVAELWTQVENGFRAVVDRTFPIARAADAHRYMEEDNSLGRVALSLRAEDWDG from the coding sequence ATGAGCAACACCCCGACGGCTTCCGAGCTGGGCTGGCCGCAGGCGCTGCCGGTGCCGGTGCCCACCACCATGAAGGCCATGCTGTTCCGCCGGTTCGGACCGCCCGACGTCCTGGAGCAGGCCGTCGTGGACACCCCCCGCCCGGGCCCCGGAGAGGTCCTGGTCCAGGTCGCCGCGGTCGGCATCGGACGCCTGCTCGACCTCACCGCCCGCGCGGGCAACCATCCCTACGCCACGATCGAGCCGCCCCACATCCTGGGCGCGGACCACGCGGGCACCGTCGCCGCCCTGGGCGAGGGCGTGGACTCCGTACGGGTCGGCGATCGCGTGGCCGTCCTGCCCGGTGTCGCCTGCGGCACCTGTGCCTACTGCGCGGAAGGCCGCGAGGAGGTCTGCGACTCCCTGACCGTGATCGGCACCCATCGGCCCGGCGCCTACGCCCAGTACTGTGCCGTGCCGGCGCGCAACGTCCACAAGGTCCCGGACGGCATTCCGGCCGCGATGGCCGCCTCGCTCGCCCTCCTCGGCCCGGTCGCCGCCAACCAGATGACCCAGGCGGGGCTGCGCCCCGGACACTGGGTCCTCGTCCAGGGCGCCTCGTCCGCCCTCGGTTCCACCACTGCCGCCTACGCCCAGCACCTCGGCGCGAAGATCATCTCGACCTCCCGCTCGCCCGAGAAGCGCGCCGCCATGGCCGCGGCGGGCGCCGACCTCGTGCTCGACACCAACGCCCCGGACCTGGTGGAGCGGGTCCGGGAGGCGACAGGAGGCCGCGGCGTCGACATCGCCGTCGACAACCTCGGCGACCCGGCCGTCTGGGACGCCACCCTCGACTCGCTGACCCGCGGCGGTGCCGTGGTGACCTCCGGCGCGTTCCTCGGTGGCCGGGTCAAGATCGACCTGCGCCGGGTGTACTCCGACTGCCACCGCATCATCGGGGTCCGCACCGGCAACCCGGCCGCGGTGGCGGAACTGTGGACACAGGTGGAGAACGGCTTCCGTGCCGTCGTGGACCGCACGTTCCCCATCGCCCGGGCCGCCGACGCCCACCGCTACATGGAGGAGGACAACAGCCTCGGGCGCGTGGCACTCAGCCTGCGCGCCGAGGACTGGGACGGATAG
- a CDS encoding VOC family protein: MLRVKGLLHYGLQVPSLDKGADFYGAFGLRTAERGNAVVIRCDGREQDQTVLTEGPVKRLHHVAFAADPDSLPDWQRHLEGLGLKLLDAPKEVPGGLWFRDHEGNLVNLRDEGIAPWREFGTTDAQDANVGDRVRRIDRARWLTATEQTRPQRLGHMLIFSSDVSASEAFYTRTLGLRLSDRIVGGPVFMNSGPGDHHVFGFVPGEYPGLHHSSWMVSDIDQIARGAQGMASVGYAKGWGLGRHTLGSNLFHYIQDPWGSWIEYSSDMDCITENWQPNDWEDLPAAIWSPEVPADFITNQEEKPA; this comes from the coding sequence ATGTTGCGTGTCAAAGGTCTCCTGCACTACGGACTCCAGGTCCCGTCGCTCGACAAGGGCGCGGACTTCTACGGCGCGTTCGGGCTTCGGACGGCGGAGCGCGGCAACGCGGTGGTGATCCGCTGCGACGGCCGGGAGCAGGACCAGACGGTGCTGACGGAGGGGCCGGTCAAGCGGCTGCACCACGTGGCGTTCGCGGCGGACCCGGACTCGCTGCCCGACTGGCAGCGCCATCTGGAGGGCCTGGGGCTGAAGCTGCTGGACGCGCCGAAGGAGGTGCCCGGGGGCCTGTGGTTCCGCGACCACGAGGGAAACCTGGTCAACCTCCGGGACGAGGGGATCGCCCCCTGGCGAGAGTTCGGTACCACGGACGCCCAGGACGCCAACGTCGGCGACCGGGTCCGGCGCATCGACCGCGCCCGCTGGCTGACCGCGACGGAGCAGACCCGCCCCCAGCGTCTCGGCCACATGCTGATCTTCAGCTCCGATGTGAGCGCCTCCGAGGCCTTCTACACCCGCACGCTCGGACTGCGCCTGTCCGACCGCATCGTGGGCGGGCCCGTCTTCATGAACTCCGGGCCGGGTGACCACCATGTCTTCGGCTTCGTCCCGGGGGAGTACCCCGGCCTGCACCACTCCAGCTGGATGGTGTCCGACATCGACCAGATCGCCAGGGGCGCACAGGGCATGGCCTCCGTGGGTTACGCGAAGGGCTGGGGCCTGGGCCGACACACCCTCGGCTCGAACCTCTTCCACTACATCCAGGACCCCTGGGGCAGCTGGATCGAGTACTCCAGCGACATGGACTGCATCACCGAGAACTGGCAGCCGAACGACTGGGAGGACCTCCCGGCCGCCATCTGGAGCCCCGAGGTGCCGGCCGACTTCATCACGAACCAGGAGGAGAAGCCCGCCTGA
- a CDS encoding ATP-binding SpoIIE family protein phosphatase yields the protein MSRTEQPEPPSSGAPVATGDDLWRGGARGAEALALLLPLATTCLAGLGALVHRYDPAAGRLRLAAASGLARGGAAEWADLADDRDAAPALALRRGDFVFVAGDSLGTGAVGTAAVPLTGAEGPLGVLSVLTTGHGEPDEAQRSLLNALAGWTAARLGGGPDTWPGAESHASPVAEPVTGPERSVPMGELTAALAEAVTSHDVVEAVAQFVLPPFGADGLVFQTLEGGRLRVVGSAGYPQEFLGLLDGMSLADHAPIRDVLGARTPRFMESRAEVARRYPSMRRVNEASPKQAVAFLPMIASGRAIGLCVVSFSEPRSFSDEERALLTALSGLVGQSLERARLFDLEHDRARELQRGLLPRTLPRLPAASAAARYLPAGRGEEVGGDWYDLIPLSADRVAMVIGDVMGHGIAEAATMGRLRTAVRTLADLEMPPDELFSRLNDLVSDLGEDFYATCLYAVFDPVARTCTYSLAGHPPPVVVHPDGTVHSPDVAPDPPLGAAQPPFETHQLQLPDESLLVLCTDGLVESAARDTDQGLAQLRQILPRATAETACFEATDEDGDIRCLEELCDSVVSALLPDHEQTTDDAGLLIVHARCTAAHDVASLDLPDDPRAAGVARQYIREQLGAWGLGDLVLSTELLVSELIGNVVRHARGPIRLRLLRSRSLTCEVYDGSLTTPRIRHAGHTDEGGRGLQLVAAMSRRWGARYLQDGKCIWTEQDLPPAADSEGNTPRGSATSR from the coding sequence GTGAGCCGCACGGAGCAGCCCGAGCCGCCATCCTCCGGCGCCCCGGTGGCCACGGGCGATGACCTCTGGAGGGGTGGAGCGCGTGGCGCGGAGGCGCTTGCGCTCCTGCTCCCCCTGGCGACGACGTGCCTGGCCGGCCTGGGCGCCCTCGTGCACCGGTACGACCCGGCCGCGGGACGGCTGCGCCTGGCCGCGGCCAGTGGACTTGCCCGCGGCGGCGCGGCCGAGTGGGCGGATCTGGCCGACGACCGGGATGCGGCGCCCGCACTGGCCCTTCGGCGGGGTGACTTCGTCTTCGTCGCCGGGGACAGCCTCGGCACCGGGGCGGTCGGCACGGCTGCCGTGCCCCTCACCGGTGCCGAGGGGCCGCTCGGTGTGTTGTCCGTCCTCACGACGGGCCACGGGGAGCCGGACGAGGCACAGCGGTCCCTGCTGAACGCGTTGGCGGGCTGGACCGCCGCGCGCCTCGGCGGTGGGCCGGACACCTGGCCCGGCGCGGAGTCGCATGCCTCGCCCGTCGCGGAGCCGGTCACCGGGCCGGAACGCTCCGTACCCATGGGCGAGCTGACCGCCGCGCTCGCCGAGGCAGTCACCTCCCACGACGTGGTCGAGGCCGTCGCCCAGTTCGTCCTGCCTCCCTTCGGCGCCGACGGGCTCGTCTTCCAGACCCTGGAGGGCGGCCGGCTGCGTGTCGTCGGCTCCGCCGGATACCCGCAGGAGTTCCTCGGCCTGCTCGACGGGATGTCGCTCGCCGACCACGCCCCCATCCGCGACGTACTGGGCGCCCGGACTCCTCGGTTCATGGAATCGAGGGCGGAGGTCGCCCGCCGCTATCCGTCGATGAGGCGGGTGAACGAGGCGTCGCCGAAGCAGGCCGTGGCGTTCCTGCCCATGATCGCCTCCGGTCGTGCCATCGGCCTGTGCGTGGTGTCCTTCAGCGAGCCGAGGTCCTTCAGCGACGAGGAACGCGCCCTGCTGACGGCGTTGAGCGGTCTGGTCGGTCAGTCGCTGGAGCGCGCCCGCCTGTTCGACCTGGAGCACGACCGCGCCCGGGAGTTGCAGCGTGGTCTGCTGCCCAGGACGCTGCCGCGTCTGCCCGCAGCCAGCGCCGCGGCCCGGTACCTGCCCGCCGGCCGCGGCGAGGAGGTGGGCGGCGACTGGTACGACCTGATCCCGTTGTCCGCCGACCGGGTCGCCATGGTGATCGGCGACGTCATGGGGCACGGCATCGCCGAGGCCGCCACGATGGGCCGGCTGCGCACGGCCGTACGGACCCTCGCCGACCTGGAGATGCCGCCCGACGAACTGTTCAGCCGGCTCAACGACCTGGTCTCCGACCTCGGCGAGGACTTCTACGCCACCTGCCTCTACGCCGTCTTCGACCCCGTGGCCCGCACCTGTACGTACTCCCTGGCCGGGCATCCTCCGCCGGTCGTCGTCCACCCCGACGGCACCGTGCACAGTCCGGATGTCGCGCCCGACCCGCCGCTGGGCGCCGCGCAGCCGCCCTTCGAGACGCACCAGCTGCAGCTGCCCGACGAGAGTCTGCTCGTCCTGTGCACCGACGGACTCGTCGAATCCGCCGCCCGGGACACCGACCAGGGACTGGCGCAGCTGCGGCAGATCCTGCCGCGTGCCACGGCCGAGACCGCCTGCTTCGAGGCCACCGACGAGGACGGCGACATCCGATGCCTGGAGGAGTTGTGCGACTCGGTCGTGTCGGCTCTGCTGCCGGACCATGAGCAGACCACCGACGACGCCGGTCTGCTCATCGTGCACGCCCGGTGCACGGCGGCCCACGACGTCGCCTCCCTCGACCTCCCCGACGATCCCCGGGCAGCGGGCGTGGCCCGGCAGTACATCAGGGAACAGCTCGGCGCATGGGGGCTCGGTGACCTCGTGCTCAGCACCGAACTGCTGGTGAGCGAACTGATCGGCAACGTCGTCCGGCACGCCAGAGGCCCGATCCGGCTCCGCCTGCTGCGCAGCCGTTCCCTCACCTGCGAGGTCTACGACGGCAGCCTCACCACTCCCCGCATCCGCCACGCCGGCCACACCGACGAAGGCGGACGCGGTCTGCAGCTCGTCGCCGCGATGTCCCGACGCTGGGGCGCGCGCTACCTCCAGGACGGCAAGTGCATCTGGACGGAGCAGGACCTGCCACCCGCCGCCGATTCCGAGGGGAACACGCCCCGCGGATCGGCGACGAGTCGGTAA
- a CDS encoding ArsR/SmtB family transcription factor, whose amino-acid sequence MTTPLYQLKAEFFKTLGHPARIRVLELLSVREHAVAEMLPEVGIEPAHLSQQLAVLRRANLVVTRKEGSTVYYSLTSPHIAELLRVARTILSGVLAGQAELLADLRAASPRTKPRS is encoded by the coding sequence GTGACGACCCCGCTGTACCAACTGAAAGCCGAGTTCTTCAAGACGCTCGGCCACCCCGCGCGCATCCGGGTACTGGAGCTGCTCAGCGTCCGCGAGCACGCCGTGGCGGAGATGCTGCCCGAGGTGGGAATCGAGCCGGCGCATCTTTCGCAGCAACTCGCCGTGCTGCGTCGGGCGAACCTGGTGGTGACACGCAAGGAGGGCTCGACCGTGTACTACTCGCTGACCAGCCCGCACATCGCCGAACTGCTCAGGGTCGCCCGCACCATCCTGTCCGGCGTGCTGGCCGGACAGGCCGAACTGCTCGCCGACCTGCGAGCCGCCTCGCCCCGGACGAAGCCACGGTCGTGA
- a CDS encoding CapA family protein, whose amino-acid sequence MAVTIALAGDTMLGRGVAEVLAHHKPRPLFTPAVHRAVGDADLFLLNLECCVSDRGAPVDLPGKAFFFRAPPRAVDVLAGLGVDAVSLANNHALDYGPDALLDTRDLLGHAGIRTAGAGATAGEARAPLIMEAGGLRLGLLALTDHPAEYAAATDRPGVAHADLWSEGVPDWLVDAIRTLHGETDLVLVSVHWGPNMTTRPVPHVRRAATALTAAGADLVFGHSAHVFHGFTRQVLFDLGDFIDDYAVHPALRNDLGLLWLVTLDTSGVRRTEAVPIALDCCHTRLADQAECVWITDRLTGVCAELGTHVTAPEGRPAVVWPR is encoded by the coding sequence ATGGCCGTCACCATCGCGCTGGCCGGAGACACCATGCTGGGCCGCGGGGTCGCCGAGGTACTGGCCCACCACAAGCCGCGTCCGCTCTTCACGCCGGCGGTGCACCGGGCGGTGGGCGACGCGGACCTGTTCCTGCTCAACCTCGAATGCTGCGTCTCCGACCGGGGCGCCCCCGTGGACCTGCCGGGCAAGGCGTTCTTCTTCCGCGCTCCACCCCGCGCCGTCGACGTACTGGCCGGTCTCGGCGTGGACGCGGTGTCCCTGGCCAACAACCACGCCCTCGACTACGGCCCCGACGCGCTCCTCGACACCCGTGACCTCCTGGGCCACGCGGGCATCCGCACGGCCGGGGCGGGAGCGACGGCCGGTGAGGCCCGCGCCCCGTTGATCATGGAGGCGGGAGGGCTGCGCCTCGGCCTCCTCGCGCTCACCGACCACCCCGCCGAGTACGCGGCGGCCACCGACCGGCCCGGGGTGGCCCACGCCGACCTGTGGAGCGAGGGGGTGCCGGACTGGCTCGTCGACGCCATCCGTACCCTGCACGGCGAAACCGACCTGGTCCTGGTCAGCGTGCACTGGGGCCCGAACATGACCACCCGCCCGGTTCCCCACGTGCGCCGCGCCGCCACCGCGCTCACCGCCGCCGGTGCCGACCTGGTCTTCGGCCACTCCGCGCACGTCTTCCACGGGTTCACCCGGCAGGTCCTCTTCGACCTGGGTGACTTCATCGACGACTACGCCGTCCATCCGGCCCTCCGCAACGACCTGGGCCTGCTGTGGCTCGTCACCCTCGACACGAGCGGTGTGCGGCGTACTGAGGCCGTTCCGATCGCCCTGGACTGCTGCCACACCCGCCTCGCCGACCAGGCCGAGTGCGTATGGATCACCGACCGCCTCACCGGCGTCTGCGCCGAACTGGGCACACACGTCACCGCGCCGGAGGGCCGTCCCGCAGTCGTCTGGCCTCGGTAG
- a CDS encoding fumarylacetoacetate hydrolase family protein — MTPPEWSLVQYRVADSEKVTVGAYTDETVVPGPPGTEGLTLMEVLGRWESLAPLLRDWTPTASDAVVGARLAPPLTYPGKVLCAGANYWDHIAEMGCERPDELGDPFFFLKPPTTTVTGPGDVVPLPAYPGARVDWEAELAVVIGRGGRDLTSERAMDHVAGYLAANDISARDRIRSDRPVAEPFTFDWVSHKGQDGFCPLGPGLVPAWQITDPQNLRIQLSVNGVLKQDSSTAQMMVKIPEVIAAASRITRLEPGDVILTGTPAGCGVPRGEFLAAGDDIVIDIERIGRLENTVVAS, encoded by the coding sequence ATGACACCGCCTGAATGGTCGCTGGTGCAGTACCGGGTCGCCGACTCGGAGAAGGTCACCGTCGGTGCGTACACCGACGAAACCGTGGTCCCGGGCCCACCCGGGACCGAAGGCCTCACCCTGATGGAGGTGCTGGGCCGATGGGAGTCGCTCGCGCCGCTCCTGCGTGACTGGACGCCGACGGCGTCCGATGCCGTCGTCGGCGCCCGGCTCGCGCCGCCGCTGACGTATCCCGGCAAGGTGCTCTGCGCGGGCGCCAACTACTGGGACCACATCGCCGAGATGGGGTGCGAACGCCCCGACGAGCTGGGAGATCCGTTCTTCTTCCTCAAGCCGCCGACGACGACGGTGACGGGCCCCGGGGACGTGGTGCCGCTCCCCGCCTACCCGGGCGCACGCGTCGACTGGGAGGCCGAACTGGCCGTCGTCATCGGCCGCGGCGGTCGCGACCTCACGTCGGAGCGGGCCATGGACCACGTGGCCGGCTACCTGGCGGCCAACGACATCTCCGCCCGTGACCGGATCAGGTCCGACAGGCCGGTCGCCGAGCCGTTCACCTTCGACTGGGTCAGCCACAAGGGACAGGACGGCTTCTGCCCGCTCGGCCCCGGGCTGGTGCCCGCCTGGCAGATCACCGACCCCCAGAACCTGAGGATCCAGCTCAGTGTCAACGGCGTGCTGAAGCAGGACTCCTCCACCGCGCAGATGATGGTGAAGATCCCCGAGGTGATCGCGGCGGCCAGCCGCATCACCCGGCTGGAACCCGGAGACGTCATCCTCACCGGCACACCGGCGGGCTGCGGGGTTCCGCGCGGGGAGTTCCTGGCCGCCGGGGATGACATAGTCATCGACATCGAACGGATCGGTCGCCTGGAGAACACGGTGGTGGCGTCATGA
- a CDS encoding MFS transporter: MQEESRKGSGGKATWPPVTLLVLAICGLAIVADGYDVVIYGAVIPSLLHEHGWGLTPAGAGLIGSFALIGMLVGATTVGTLTDILGRRKMLIGCLTWFSVMTGLCATATSPEMFGAFRFLAGLGLGGVLPTASALSGEYSHPKARNLVFAIIFSGFPVGGIIAAFTGMFVIPRFGWQAMFLLGLLPLVLIVPVALKFLPESIAFLRAKGRHAEAERTARRWNVPVRDTREETSATAQAPTGAGTDTMSPVKALLSRDYIVATLCFLAMSCLCLFMIYGYNTWLPEIMRRAGYSSGSALGFLLMFNLGAVVGQLLISLAADRLGSKPIIVTTCLLAGAAVTLLSLRLPTTVLYAAVALAGVGAMGTQTFVLAYVSKYYPVRMGATALGWTLGFGRLGSMLAPPLLGIIIGAGLAFQWNFYALAVPAVIGAVLIGLVPRAPGEKAPAGQANMEGSVRTLPEPT, encoded by the coding sequence ATGCAGGAAGAGAGCCGCAAAGGAAGTGGCGGCAAAGCCACCTGGCCTCCGGTGACCTTGCTGGTCCTCGCGATCTGTGGACTCGCCATCGTCGCCGACGGATACGACGTGGTCATCTACGGCGCCGTCATCCCGTCCCTGCTCCACGAACACGGGTGGGGTCTGACGCCCGCCGGTGCCGGCCTGATCGGTTCCTTCGCCCTGATCGGGATGCTCGTCGGAGCCACCACCGTCGGCACGCTCACCGACATCCTGGGCCGCCGCAAGATGCTGATCGGCTGCCTGACCTGGTTCTCCGTGATGACGGGTCTGTGCGCGACCGCGACCTCCCCCGAGATGTTCGGTGCCTTCCGGTTCCTCGCCGGCCTCGGCCTCGGCGGCGTACTGCCGACCGCCTCCGCCCTCAGCGGCGAATACTCACACCCCAAGGCCCGCAACCTGGTCTTCGCCATCATCTTCAGCGGCTTCCCCGTGGGAGGCATCATCGCCGCCTTCACCGGGATGTTCGTGATACCCCGGTTCGGCTGGCAGGCGATGTTCCTGCTCGGCCTGCTCCCCCTCGTCCTGATCGTGCCCGTGGCGCTGAAGTTCCTGCCGGAGTCCATCGCCTTCCTCCGGGCGAAGGGCAGGCACGCCGAGGCGGAGAGGACGGCCCGGCGCTGGAACGTCCCCGTCCGGGACACACGCGAAGAGACATCGGCAACGGCGCAGGCGCCGACCGGAGCCGGGACGGACACCATGTCGCCGGTGAAGGCCCTGCTCTCACGCGACTACATCGTGGCGACCCTGTGCTTCCTGGCCATGTCGTGCCTGTGCCTGTTCATGATCTACGGATACAACACCTGGCTCCCGGAGATCATGCGCAGGGCCGGCTACTCCTCCGGTTCGGCCCTCGGCTTCCTGCTGATGTTCAACCTCGGTGCCGTCGTGGGCCAGCTCCTCATCTCCCTGGCCGCCGACCGGCTCGGCTCGAAGCCGATCATCGTCACGACGTGCCTGCTGGCAGGCGCCGCCGTGACGCTCCTCAGCCTGCGGCTGCCGACGACGGTGCTCTACGCGGCCGTCGCGCTCGCGGGTGTGGGGGCCATGGGCACGCAGACGTTCGTCCTCGCGTACGTCTCCAAGTACTACCCCGTACGGATGGGCGCCACGGCGTTGGGCTGGACGCTGGGCTTCGGCCGCCTCGGCTCGATGCTCGCCCCGCCGCTGCTCGGGATCATCATCGGGGCGGGGCTGGCGTTCCAGTGGAACTTCTACGCCCTCGCGGTACCCGCCGTCATCGGTGCCGTACTGATCGGACTGGTTCCCCGGGCGCCCGGCGAGAAGGCCCCGGCGGGACAGGCGAACATGGAGGGAAGCGTGCGCACTCTGCCGGAGCCGACCTGA